A genomic window from Salvia splendens isolate huo1 chromosome 11, SspV2, whole genome shotgun sequence includes:
- the LOC121755547 gene encoding squamosa promoter-binding protein 1-like — translation MNMMNEGKPMKGKMMKRDCAPASDDDDVAPEDDKRKRVAGAKKAADVASMKSCQAEKCSADLAAAKAYHRRHKVCELHAKAQVAVVAGIRQRFCQQCSRFHELSEFDEAKRSCRKRLAGHNERRRKNPGDGEGSTSGGGGKEMVCGQVDDRGRIQMTVQENSTYKHFHVR, via the exons ATGAACATGATGAATGAAGGCAAGCCCATGAAGGGGAAGATGATGAAGAGAGACTGCGCCCCCGCCTCAGACGATGATGACGTGGCGCCTGAGGACGACAAGAGGAAGAGGGTCGCCGGCGCCAAGAAGGCCGCTGACGTGGCATCCATGAAGAGCTGCCAGGCTGAGAAGTGCTCCGCTGATCTCGCCGCCGCCAAGGCTTACCACCGCCGCCACAAGGTCTGCGAGCTCCACGCCAAGGCGCAGGTCGCCGTCGTCGCCGGAATCCGCCAGCGCTTCTGCCAGCAATGCAGCAg GTTCCATGAGCTCTCGGAATTTGACGAGGCGAAGAGGAGCTGCCGGAAGCGGTTGGCCGGCCACAAtgagaggaggaggaagaatcCGGGAGACGGAGAAGGGTCTacgagcggcggcggcgggaagGAGATGGTGTGTGGGCAAGTGGATGATAGAGGGAGGATTCAAATGACTGTCCAAGAAAATTCAACCTACAAACATTTCCATGTCCGATAA
- the LOC121755545 gene encoding eyes absent homolog, translating to MDKKLKVYIWDMDETLILLKSLLTGTYAEAFNGLKDVKNGVNLGKLWENHILKLCDTHFFYDQIESFNQPYLDFLNQYDDGADLSGYNFSQDGFGPLLDDLNKRKLAYRHRIVAEKYRKGLHSILNQDIIRLWESLYDLTDTYTERWLSSARACLEQCAGRRRESTPSSNADGANDAAFEHINVLVTSGPLIPSLVKCLFYRLDNMITCDNVYSSLDVGKPQCFTWIKERFGGPNVQFCAIGDGWEECEAAESMKWPFVQIDPQPNGLHRFPGLNSGELKHYFSIVYGDDDNEDSRKTKELL from the exons ATGGATAAGAAGTTGAAGGTGTACATCTGGGACATGGACGAGACTCTTATTTTGCTCAAATCTTTACTGACTGGGACATATGCTGAGGCTTTTAATGGTCTAAAGGATGTGAAAAATGGTGTAAATCTTGGAAAACTTTGGGAGAACCATATTCTTAAACTATGTGACACACATTTCTTTTATGATCAA ATTGAGAGCTTTAATCAACCGTATCTTGATTTCTTGAACCAATATGATGACGGCGCAGACCTCTCTGGTTACAACTTTAGTCAGGATGGTTTTGGCCCGCTACTTGATGACCTTAACAAACGTAAATTGGCTTACCGTCACCGCATTGTAGCTGAGAAGTATAGAAAG GGGTTGCATAGTATTCTTAATCAAGATATCATAAGATTGTGGGAAAGTTTGTATGACTTGACTGACACTTACACAGAGAGGTGGCTTTCTTCAG CTAGGGCCTGCTTGGAGCAGTGTGCAGGCCGGAGAAGAGAATCGACACCCTCCTCAAACGCAGATGGTGCTAATGATGCTGCATTTGAGCACATCAATGTCTTAGTAACCTCGGGACCTCTCATACCCAGCTTGGTCAAATGCCTATTCTATCGGCTTGATAATATGATTACTTGCGACAATG TCTATAGCTCGCTGGATGTGGGGAAGCCCCAGTGTTTCACATGGATCAAAGAGCGCTTTGGAGGGCCGAATGTCCAATTCTGTGCTATCGGGGATGGCTGGGAAGAATGCGAAGCTGCTGAATCTATGAAATGGCCGTTTGTTCAGATCGATCCACAGCCAAATGGTCTCCACAGGTTCCCAGGTCTCAACTCCGGAGAGCTGAAGCACTATTTTTCGATCGTGTATGGAGATGATGATAATGAAGATAGTAGAAAAACAAAAGAGTTGTTATAA
- the LOC121755544 gene encoding protein TPX2-like, whose amino-acid sequence MAAAEESSNLSMIDEAYEFSAPRFHDFLKEETAEEVCRAELWFESALAHAPSPFMPRIRATRTVQQILCNFNEEQQMQKVPKSSESSSNSAQESTPTLHKATEISTEATEEVRTCKEIEKTTTPNVGSSCSQQKQNIAQGSVPKEAAVQGPEICCTPAPQKPRDDRKLQTAKKIASMLKNSSAISSTKQLPKSQAKSAKPSSVRRETNGNKNIVGTPNFAHENRAIKRQKLDGGKSRQILTVNKPSNLPHKTRTGMVSSSSSFCPATAKTHKEDRKMYVREPAAPFVSTAEMMKKFQSGTRDVSCSLSQSIAAGAMQRKPKLTLTRPKTPEFETSQRLRSVKIKSSAEIEEEMMAKLPKFKARPLNKKIFEAPSLPPLPRSTPQLPEFKEFHLETMSRATQNAETSTVASVESTESHQWKPSHLTTPKPPVLHTSLRARPPGIKSSEELEKEELENIPHFKARPLNRKIFESKGDMGIFCNMKKQVTIPQEFNFSIDKRIPPPPTAVVDLFDKLSLCSESQREKPLPRITAPSPFHLHTEERGAEKERRIADELLQKQLEEERARIPRAHPYPYTTDYPVIPPKPEVKPCTKPEPFELESLARHEQEMQREMEERMRMEMEEAEMRRFKAQPILKEDPIPLPEKERKPLTEVQEFNLHVENRAVDRAEFDKKIKEKEMVYKRYREETEAAKMMEEEKALKQLRRTLVPHARPVPNFNHPFLPQKSAKEITKAKSPKLRVNYRKEKRRMVAGKASGAAACHMR is encoded by the exons atggcggcggcggaggaatCAAGTAATCTATCCATGATCGACGAGGCGTACGAGTTTTCGGCGCCGCGATTTCACGATTTCCTGAAGGAGGAGACTGCCGAGGAAGTTTGTAGGGCGGAGCTCTGGTTCGAGAGCGCCCTCGCTCACGCCCCTTCTC CATTTATGCCTAGAATCAGAGCTACAAGAACAGTTCAACAGATTCTTTGCAATTTCAATGAAGAACAGCAAATGCAGAAG GTGCCAAAATCATCTGAGAGTTCATCAAATTCTGCTCAAGAATCAACTCCTACATT ACATAAAGCAACTGAGATTTCAACAGAAGCAACGGAGGAAGTTCGAACTTGTAAGGAAATTGAGAAGACAACAACACCTAATGTAGGAAGCTCATGCTCTCAGCAAAAGCAAAA CATTGCACAAGGCTCTGTCCCTAAGGAGGCTGCTGTCCAAG GACCCGAGATTTGCTGCACTCCAGCACCACAAAAGCCGAGGGATGATAGGAAGCTTCAGACAGCAAAAAAGATTGCTAGTATGCTGAAAAATTCTTCAGCCATTAGTTCAACGAAACAGCTACCGAAATCACAAGCAAAGAGTGCTAAACCTTCTAGTGTTAGAAG GGAAACAAATGGCAATAAGAACATTGTCGGAACTCCCAACTTTGCCCATGAAAACCGTGCCATAAAGAGGCAAAAACTGGATGGAGGAAAGTCTAGACAG ATTCTTACAGTCAACAAACCTTCGAATCTGCCTCACAAAACAAGAACTGGAATGGTCAGCAGCAGCTCCAGCTTCTGCCCTGCAACTGCTAAAACTCATAAAGAAGATAGAAAG ATGTACGTTCGAGAACCAGCAGCGCCATTTGTTTCTACGGCAGAAATGATGAAGAAATTCCAATCAGGGACAAGAGATGTGTCTTGTTCTCTTTCTCAGAGTATTGCTGCTGGAGCAATGCAGAGGAAGCCGAAGCTTACACTGACAAGGCCTAAAACACCTGAATTCGAAACGTCTCAGCGCTTGCGTTCTGTTAAAATCAAAAGCTCAGCAGAGATTGAGGAAGAGATGATGGCTAAGCTCCCTAAGTTCAAGGCTCGTCCACTGAACAAAAAG ATCTTTGAGGCCCCATCTTTACCACCATTGCCAAGAAGCACACCCCAGCTTCCGGAGTTTAAG GAATTCCATCTAGAAACAATGTCACGAGCCACTCAGAATGCAGAAACATCTACTGTGGCCTCGGTTGAATCCACAGAG AGCCATCAGTGGAAACCAAGTCATCTTACTACTCCGAAACCACCTGTTCTTCATACATCTCTACGAGCGCGTCCTCCCGGGATCAAAAGTTCTGAGGAGttagagaaggaggagcttgAAAATATTCCACATTTCAAGGCAAGGCCTTTGAATAGAAAG ATATTTGAGAGTAAAGGGGACATGGGAATCTTCTGTAACATGAAGAAGCAAGTTACCATTCCACAGGAATTTAATTTTTCCATAGATAAAAGAATCCCTCCTCCACCAACTGCTGTTGTAGACCTCTTCGATAAG CTTTCATTATGTTCGGAATCTCAACGTGAAAAACCTCTTCCAAGAATTACTGCACCAAGTCCATTCCATCTCCACACAGAG GAAAGAGGGGCGGAGAAAGAGCGAAGGATAGCTGATGAACTCTTGCAGAAACAGTTAGAAGAGGAGAGGGCTAGGATACCGAGAGCTCATCCATATCCATACACAACTGATTATCCTGTG ATTCCGCCAAAGCCAGAGGTGAAGCCATGCACGAAACCAGAGCCATTCGAATTGGAAAGTTTGGCAAGGCATGAACAGGAGATGCagagagagatggaggaaaGGATGAGGATGGAAATGGAAGAAGCTGAGATGAGAAGATTCAAAGCCCAGCCTATCTTGAAAGA GGACCCGATTCCACTCCCGGAGAAAGAGCGAAAGCCCCTCACAGAGGTTCAAGAGTTCAATCTACATGTCGAAAACAGGGCTGTTGATCGAGCAGAATTCGATAAAAAG ATAAAGGAGAAAGAAATGGTCTACAAGAGGTACAGAGAGGAGACAGAAGCTGCAAAGATG ATGGAGGAAGAGAAGGCTTTGAAACAGCTGAGGAGGACTTTGGTTCCTCATGCAAGACCAGTACCTAATTTCAATCATCCTTTCTTACCACAGAA GTCAGCCAAAGAGATTACGAAAGCCAAGTCCCCAAAGCTGCGTGTGAATTATAGGAAGGAGAAACGAAGGATGGTCGCTGGTAAAGCTTCGGGTGCAGCAGCGTGCCATATGAGGTGA
- the LOC121755546 gene encoding probable protein phosphatase 2C 58 isoform X1, which produces MTGGREIFNKMKEKACFSTPLTPDAKKGGSKFAKHVTHGSHLAKGKANHAMEDYLVSELKMVDEHELGMFAIYDGHMGHDVASYLQLHLFDTILNESDFWTDPKNALKNAYQKMDKVILEKSGQLGKGGSTAVTAILINGQKLVVANVGDSRAVISKKGVAKQLSVDHEPSRERKFIESKGGFVSNLPGDVPRVDGQLAVARAFGDKSLKRHMTSEPDIAFEAIDDDDAEFVILASDGLWNVISNQEAVDSIKAIKDPHAAAKHLVDEAVSRKSKDDISCIVVRFH; this is translated from the exons ATGACAGGAGGAAGAGAAATCTTCAATAAGATGAAG GAAAAGGCGTGCTTCTCCACTCCTCTCACGCCCGATGCAAAGAAAGGCGGCAGCAAATTTGCCAAGCACGTTACTCACGGCTCCCATCTAGCGAAAGGAAAGGCGAATCACGCCATGGAAGACTATCTAGTTTCAGAACTCAAGATGGTAGACGAGCACGAGTTGGGCATGTTTGCTATCTACGACGGACACATGGGGCACGACGTTGCAAGTTACCTGCAGCTTCACCTCTTCGACACTATATTGAACGAG AGCGATTTCTGGACCGACCCAAAAAATGCACTAAAGAACGCGTATCAGAAGATGGATAAGGTAATATTAGAGAAATCGGGTCAACTGGGGAAAGGAGGGTCGACAGCAGTAACTGCGATATTGATCAATGGACAGAAGCTCGTGGTTGCAAACGTAGGAGACTCCCGGGCTGTCATCAGCAAGAAGGGTGTCGCCAAACAACTATCTGTCGACCATGAACCTAGCAGGGAAAGGAAGTTCATCGAGAGCAAGGGTGGATTCGTATCAAACCTGCCCG GCGACGTCCCTCGCGTTGATGGCCAGCTGGCGGTGGCGAGGGCGTTTGGCGACAAGAGCTTGAAGAGGCACATGACCTCGGAGCCTGATATAGCGTTTGAGGCCATAGACGATGACGATGCTGAGTTCGTTATCTTAGCAAGCGATGGATTGTGGAAT GTCATATCGAACCAGGAAGCGGTCGACTCCATCAAGGCGATCAAGGACCCTCACGCTGCAGCGAAGCATCTCGTGGATGAGGCGGTGTCGAGGAAGAGCAAGGACGACATCTCCTGCATCGTTGTGAGGTTTCATTAG
- the LOC121755546 gene encoding probable protein phosphatase 2C 58 isoform X2 gives MEDYLVSELKMVDEHELGMFAIYDGHMGHDVASYLQLHLFDTILNESDFWTDPKNALKNAYQKMDKVILEKSGQLGKGGSTAVTAILINGQKLVVANVGDSRAVISKKGVAKQLSVDHEPSRERKFIESKGGFVSNLPGDVPRVDGQLAVARAFGDKSLKRHMTSEPDIAFEAIDDDDAEFVILASDGLWNVISNQEAVDSIKAIKDPHAAAKHLVDEAVSRKSKDDISCIVVRFH, from the exons ATGGAAGACTATCTAGTTTCAGAACTCAAGATGGTAGACGAGCACGAGTTGGGCATGTTTGCTATCTACGACGGACACATGGGGCACGACGTTGCAAGTTACCTGCAGCTTCACCTCTTCGACACTATATTGAACGAG AGCGATTTCTGGACCGACCCAAAAAATGCACTAAAGAACGCGTATCAGAAGATGGATAAGGTAATATTAGAGAAATCGGGTCAACTGGGGAAAGGAGGGTCGACAGCAGTAACTGCGATATTGATCAATGGACAGAAGCTCGTGGTTGCAAACGTAGGAGACTCCCGGGCTGTCATCAGCAAGAAGGGTGTCGCCAAACAACTATCTGTCGACCATGAACCTAGCAGGGAAAGGAAGTTCATCGAGAGCAAGGGTGGATTCGTATCAAACCTGCCCG GCGACGTCCCTCGCGTTGATGGCCAGCTGGCGGTGGCGAGGGCGTTTGGCGACAAGAGCTTGAAGAGGCACATGACCTCGGAGCCTGATATAGCGTTTGAGGCCATAGACGATGACGATGCTGAGTTCGTTATCTTAGCAAGCGATGGATTGTGGAAT GTCATATCGAACCAGGAAGCGGTCGACTCCATCAAGGCGATCAAGGACCCTCACGCTGCAGCGAAGCATCTCGTGGATGAGGCGGTGTCGAGGAAGAGCAAGGACGACATCTCCTGCATCGTTGTGAGGTTTCATTAG